The following proteins are co-located in the Hevea brasiliensis isolate MT/VB/25A 57/8 chromosome 11, ASM3005281v1, whole genome shotgun sequence genome:
- the LOC110662197 gene encoding uncharacterized protein LOC110662197 — protein MDSGLPVIFFTAICGSLVASIRNSLWHKLSIFNDSISDLWLLVGDFNALLSSEDRQGGLNRRSGISNQFVSCFASAALSELVFRGPKFTWKRGSLYQRLDRAFYYGPWSLKFPEADVLRLPWIHSNHRPQLVRLQSWSPPTIVGFANDLKEWNGKVFGNVFHFKKQLLARIEGIQRVLENRTSSHLMELECQLRRELDVILYREELIWFQKSRSEWIQWDDKNSSYFHQRTIKRRKCNRIIVLKDEEGNRLEEQGTLKKLAIDFFSKLYLDDDIKNSCYKLRGLFPTLSDDCLKGLDSLFLDKKIKVALFEMKPWKALGPNGLHAIFFKNPSRG, from the exons ATGGATTCAGGATTGCCAGTTATTTTCTTTACTGCTATTTGTGGCAGTCTGGTGGCTTCGATTAGAAATTCTCTCTGGCATAAGCTTTCGATTTTTAATGATAGTATTTCTGATCTTTGGCTTCTTGTTGGGGACTTTAATGCTTTGCTCTCTTCTGAGGACAGACAAGGTGGGTTGAATAGAAGGTCAGGGATTAGTAATCAATTTGTATCTTGTTTTGCTTCAGCTGCTTTGTCTGAGCTGGTGTTTAGGGGTCCTAAATTTACTTGGAAGCGTGGAAGCTTATATCAAAGATTGGATAGAGCTTTTTATTATGGACCATGGAGTTTGAAATTCCCTGAAGCGGATGTTTTACGTCTTCCATGGATTCATTCTAATCATAGGCCTCAATTAGTTAGGCTCCAGAGTTGGTCTCCCCCG ACAATTGTTGGTTTTGCTAATGATTTGAAGGAATGGAATGGTAAAGTGTTTGGGAATGTGTTTCATTTTAAAAAGCAATTACTTGCTAGGATAGAGGGGATTCAAAGAGTACTTGAGAATAGGACTTCCTCTCATTTGATGGAATTGGAATGTCAACTCCGTAGAGAGCTTGATGTTATTCTATATCGTGAGGAGCTTATCTGGTTTCAAAAGTCGAGGTCAGAATGGATTCAATGGGATGATAAGAATAGCTCATATTTTCATCAACGAAccattaaaagaagaaaatgtaATAGAATTATTGTGTTGAAAGATGAAGAAGGGAATCGGTTAGAGGAGCAAGGTACTTTAAAGAAGCTTGCTATAGATTTCTTTTCCAAGCTTTATTTGGATGATGATATAAAGAATAGTTGTTACAAACTGAGGGGTCTTTTTCCTACCCTTAGTGATGATTGCCTTAAGGGTTTGGATTCTTTGTTTTTGGATAAGAAGATCAAAGTAGCTCTCTTTGAAATGAAGCCTTGGAAGGCTTTGGGGCCTAATGGCCTGCATgctatttttttcaaaaatcctAGTCGTGGTTAG
- the LOC110660474 gene encoding disease resistance protein At4g27190-like, producing the protein MDVFSSIGKFGDFLIEPIGRQFGYLIHYSSNIETLQNQVQILEAAREDVKASIDAAKRNSEDIRKEVHKWTVMVDGILSEAKRLLDKASKARFYNLASHYQLSRKAEKKTIAIKDLKNEGKFDRVSNPAPPPTLLFPSQEDIVISESRELVIEEIMGALKDNKTNFIGIHGMGGVGKTTLVKEAAKRAQEDRLFTIVAMAVVSQTVDVTKIQDQIAEMLGLELDKKSSEQVRASRLHARLKDENRVLIILDDIWARLDLATVGIPFSHYYAGCKIMVTTRRRQVCDTMVDSRSQTAKIIPIDILSEKESWVLLKKNAGDDIESPTLNSFAKDILRECGGLPIALVTVGRAMRGKHPDEWQVAVEKLRKSQPQIIEGMHKDVYKCLQLSYDYLQNEEAKKVFNLCSLFPEDFNIPVEYLVRYGIGLNIFEDVARVEDARRSAHSIIKSLQDSSLLSASDQKGCVKMHDVVRDVGLSMASDYFVRDSVKKLESWPSMENMKRYTGISIMQNEISQFPDAWDCPNLKILSIVDIDGVQQLHMPKAVLARMKALQVFRHHSKHYLNPLEPEFGQLKNLRTLILQNYFIGDTTAFGELKMLEILWLSKCKFQEPFTTIGRLTNLRLLDVEGCFHSDRFSSIFPANAISSLSQLEELYMLSLRESSFEDFNITELKSLSRLTTLTIRIPTIPQGFVFPDLKVFKVYLQGARVRLSQRIRNLIRADSYIQPHYLHLYGKDTTIFSLDCLKPLLPKTSYLHLESFEDLENVIPRLLLDGDSLKTLEIFDCDNFKYLINVEELTVCAPLNPQQQFKQLEVLRVRSCFPLEYIFEKEGTPLCLRELQLSSLEGLKHIWKCPSELLHLRNLQIVRIAKCDKLEVIFPASIAQGLEQLKRLELSDCDKLEAIVAERQEREETIDNVVFCQLTKISLNRLVNLKAFCMDNLPFKWPSLEMVEVSNCPKMKTFAVSEGSQSTPNLKMIKANNNCIILDGTDLNTVIQNHYKEEGVASPSN; encoded by the exons ATGGATGTGTTTTCTAGCATTGGAAAATTTGGAGATTTCTTGATTGAGCCAATCGGGAGACAATTTGGCTATTTGATTCATTACAGCAGTAACATTGAGACTCTTCAGAATCAAGTTCAAATACTAGAAGCAGCGAGGGAAGACGTGAAGGCATCCATTGATGCAGCAAAAAGGAATAGTGAGGACATCAGAAAAGAGGTTCATAAGTGGACAGTAATGGTTGATGGGATCCTGTCGGAGGCTAAGAGACTTCTTGACAAGGCTTCCAAAGCAAGGTTTTATAATTTGGCTTCCCATTATCAGCTAAGCAGGAAAgcggaaaagaaaacaattgcaATTAAAGATCTGAAAAATGAAGGTAAGTTTGATAGAGTTTCCAATCCTGCACCTCCACCAACGTTATTGTTTCCATCTCAAGAAGATATTGTGATTTCCGAAAGCAGAGAACTGGTAATAGAGGAGATTATGGGGGCTTTGAAGGACAACAAAACCAACTTCATTGGGATACATGGAATGGGAGGGGTTGGTAAAACTACTCTGGTGAAAGAAGCTGCTAAAAGAGCTCAAGAAGATAGGCTTTTTACAATTGTTGCAATGGCTGTGGTGTCACAAACCGTTGATGTGACAAAGATTCAAGACCAGATAGCAGAGATGTTGGGTTTGGAATTGGATAAGAAAAGCAGTGAACAAGTAAGAGCAAGCCGGTTGCATGCTAGACTGAAGGACGAGAATAGAGTCCTCATTATCTTGGATGATATTTGGGCTAGACTTGATCTTGCAACTGTGGGCATTCCATTTAGCCATTATTATGCAGGTTGCAAAATTATGGTCACAACACGTCGTAGACAAGTATGCGACACTATGGTTGACTCAAGAAGCCAGACTGCAAAGATCATCCCTATTGATATTTTATCGGAGAAAGAATCATGGGTCTTGCTTAAAAAGAATGCTGGCGATGATATTGAGTCTCCAACGTTGAATTCTTTTGCAAAAGATATTCTCCGAGAATGTGGAGGCCTGCCTATAGCTCTTGTAACGGTTGGAAGGGCAATGAGAGGCAAACATCCTGACGAGTGGCAAGTGGCAGTTGAGAAGCTTAGGAAATCACAGCCACAAATCATTGAAGGGATGCATAAAGATGTGTACAAATGCCTCCAGTTAAGCTATGATTACCTTCAAAATGAGGAAGCCAAGAAAGTTTTCAATCTGTGCAGTTTATTTCCTGAGGATTTTAACATCCCAGTAGAATACCTAGTAAGATATGGGATTGGACTGAATATATTTGAAGATGTTGCGAGGGTGGAGGATGCAAGACGAAGTGCTCATTCTATCATAAAAAGTCTACAAGATTCCTCTTTGTTATCGGCAAGTGATCAGAAAGGCTGCGTCAAAATGCATGATGTTGTGCGTGATGTCGGCTTATCAATGGCATCAGACTATTTTGTGAGGGACAGCGTCAAAAAGTTGGAGAGCTGGCCAAGTATGGAAAATATGAAGCGTTACACTGGCATCTCAATAATGCAAAATGAGATTTCTCAATTTCCTGACGCTTGGGATTGCCCAAATCTCAAGATATTGTCGATAGTGGACATTGATGGCGTTCAGCAGTTGCATATGCCAAAAGCAGTCTTGGCAAGGATGAAAGCCCTTCAAGTTTTTCGTCATCACAGTAAGCATTATTTGAATCCCTTGGAACcagaatttggtcaattaaaaaaTCTCCGAACACTAATTCTTCAGAATTATTTTATTGGAGACACCACTGCATTTGGGGAACTGAAGATGCTTGAAATTCTTTGGCTCTCCAAGTGTAAGTTCCAAGAGCCATTCACTACAATAGGGAGGTTGACTAATCTAAGGTTGCTGGACGTGGAAGGTTGTTTTCATTCTGACCGCTTCTCTTCCATATTTCCTGCCAATGCTATATCTAGTTTGTCCCAACTAGAGGAATTGTACATGCTTTCTTTACGTGAGTCATCCTTTGAAGACTTTAACATAACTGAGTTGAAATCATTGTCTCGCTTGACCACCCTTACAATTAGAATTCCTACCATTCCTCAAGGCTTCGTGTTCCCAGATTTGAAGGTTTTCAAAGTATACCTGCAAGGAGCCAGAGTGAGACTTTCTCAACGGATTCGCAATCTTATTCGTGCTGATTCCTATATACAGCCCCATTATCTGCATCTTTATGGGAAAGATACCACAATTTTCTCGTTGGATTGCCTTAAGCCATTACTGCCGAAAACAAGTTATCTACATTTAGAATCATTTGAGGATTTAGAGAATGTCATTCCTCGCTTATTATTAGATGGAGATAGTTTGAAAACTCTGGAAATTTTCGATTGTGATAATTTCAAGTACCTTATCAATGTTGAAGAATTGACTGTTTGCGCTCCACTCAATCCACAGCAACAATTCAAGCAACTTGAAGTTCTTAGAGTGCGTTCTTGCTTTCCATTGGAGTATATATTTGAAAAGGAAGGAACGCCTCTCTGTTTAAGAGAACTTCAGCTGTCATCTTTGGAAGGATTGAAGCACATATGGAAGTGCCCTAGTGAGTTGTTGCACCTGCGCAATCTACAAATTGTAAGGATagcaaaatgtgacaaattggaagTCATCTTTCCTGCTTCTATTGCACAAGGACTTGAGCAGCTGAAACGACTGGAATTGTCTGATTGTGATAAATTAGAAGCAATTGTTGCAGAAAGACAAGAAAGGGAGGAGACGATTGACAATGTGGTGTTCTGTCAATTAACAAAGATTTCACTAAACAGACTTGTCAATCTTAAGGCTTTTTGCATGGATAACTTACCTTTCAAATGGCCATCCTTGGAAATGGTAGAGGTGAGCAATTGCCCTAAAATGAAGACATTTGCTGTTTCTGAGGGAAGCCAGAGCACACCAAATTTGAAGATGATCAAAGCAAACAACAATTGCATAATACTTGATGGAACAGACTTAAACACAGTCATACAAAATCACTACAAAGAGGAG GGAGTTGCAAGTCCAAGCAACTAA